A single Paenibacillus kribbensis DNA region contains:
- a CDS encoding pyridoxamine 5'-phosphate oxidase family protein, producing the protein MSNMQGYYEILEETNRIALATSVDNIPNVRNVNFAYDTNRPGIIYFTSDRRNQKVVEFGKNNKVAFTTIPTEGIPHVRSHHAMVEKSKYSIDEVKELFLAKVPGYDEILLGLRETLEVFEIQIKEATIILGYDQQPSQIRFE; encoded by the coding sequence ATGAGCAACATGCAAGGGTATTACGAGATTTTGGAAGAGACGAACAGGATCGCTTTGGCAACATCGGTCGACAACATTCCCAATGTCAGAAATGTCAATTTTGCTTATGACACCAACAGGCCGGGAATTATTTATTTCACGTCAGATCGGAGAAATCAGAAGGTTGTCGAGTTTGGAAAAAATAATAAAGTAGCTTTTACAACGATCCCGACAGAAGGCATTCCTCATGTTCGTTCCCACCATGCTATGGTTGAGAAGAGTAAGTATTCCATAGACGAGGTGAAGGAGCTATTTTTGGCCAAGGTTCCGGGGTATGATGAAATTCTCTTGGGTCTCCGTGAGACATTGGAGGTTTTTGAAATTCAAATAAAGGAAGCCACGATCATTTTGGGATACGATCAACAGCCGAGTCAGATCAGGTTCGAGTAA
- the sdaAA gene encoding L-serine ammonia-lyase, iron-sulfur-dependent, subunit alpha: MYMTIKEIVDAANKRQKPIYELAIEQEIEQTKKSYEEIRNKMEKNLATMENSINKSIEGDGVFSPTGLTGGDAVKIKKYRENGKTLSGDLMVLGVQNAIGVNEVNASLGVICATPTAGASGTIPGVLFSIKDTLQLSHEDMVHFLFTSALFGMIVANKACISGAYGGCQAEVGSASAMAAAAAVEAAGGTAQQSSEAFSTALQNLLGLVCDPVAGLVEIPCVKRNAIGTANALVAADIALAGVDNIINADEAIEAMYKVGRQMPRELRETGLGGIAATPTGITIKSKIFGEIQLKQ, from the coding sequence ATGTATATGACCATAAAAGAAATTGTAGATGCAGCTAATAAAAGGCAAAAGCCAATTTATGAATTAGCAATTGAACAGGAGATCGAACAAACTAAAAAATCTTATGAAGAAATTCGGAATAAAATGGAAAAGAATTTAGCGACTATGGAAAATTCCATAAATAAAAGTATTGAGGGTGACGGGGTATTTTCTCCGACCGGTTTAACCGGAGGTGATGCTGTTAAAATAAAAAAATATCGAGAAAATGGAAAAACTCTTTCTGGAGATTTGATGGTGTTAGGGGTTCAAAATGCGATCGGTGTTAATGAAGTAAATGCTTCATTAGGGGTTATTTGTGCAACTCCAACAGCAGGTGCGAGTGGGACGATCCCGGGAGTCCTATTTAGTATTAAAGATACATTGCAGTTAAGTCATGAAGATATGGTCCATTTTCTATTCACTTCAGCTTTATTTGGAATGATAGTCGCAAATAAAGCTTGTATTTCCGGAGCGTACGGAGGATGTCAAGCTGAAGTAGGCAGTGCCTCAGCAATGGCGGCTGCAGCAGCGGTAGAAGCTGCCGGAGGAACGGCACAGCAATCTTCTGAAGCTTTCTCAACCGCATTACAAAATTTACTCGGTTTAGTTTGTGATCCGGTCGCTGGTTTGGTAGAAATTCCTTGTGTAAAGAGAAACGCCATTGGAACGGCAAATGCTTTAGTAGCAGCGGACATCGCATTAGCCGGTGTAGACAATATCATCAATGCTGACGAAGCTATTGAAGCGATGTATAAAGTTGGAAGACAGATGCCTCGCGAATTAAGAGAGACAGGTTTAGGCGGAATTGCGGCCACACCTACAGGGATTACCATTAAAAGTAAAATTTTTGGAGAGATCCAATTAAAACAATAA
- a CDS encoding helix-turn-helix transcriptional regulator: MKIDRLISIIMVLLERKRMSAKSLSDMFEVSLRTIYRDIETINMAGIPIVSAPGVNGGFRIMDEYKVDKKVFTPADITTLLMGLGSISPMLTREQMLGTLAKVKSLMPTEQAHEIELKSSQIMIDLKPWMGNVNLQVFLEMIKTALQKHSLLSFQYSDRKGRTSIRRIEPYKLALKENHWYVQGFCLHKQDFRLFKLSRISQLEVLDETFIRRELPESISEFTSIMSQKQRPIQLLIHESLRDRMLDYCSSEHITPHGDNHFMVHFPFIADDFGYNLLLSFGDQCECLEPPDVREEMIRRIERMSQRYKRRQEQSR, translated from the coding sequence ATGAAAATTGACCGACTAATTTCTATTATTATGGTTCTGCTTGAACGTAAAAGAATGAGCGCAAAGTCTCTTTCTGACATGTTTGAGGTTTCACTTAGAACCATCTATAGAGATATTGAGACCATCAACATGGCGGGTATACCTATCGTATCGGCTCCTGGCGTGAACGGCGGATTCCGTATCATGGACGAATATAAAGTGGATAAAAAAGTGTTCACACCTGCCGATATTACAACACTCCTGATGGGGCTTGGAAGCATTTCACCCATGCTGACCCGCGAACAGATGTTAGGTACACTTGCCAAAGTCAAAAGCCTCATGCCAACAGAGCAGGCTCACGAAATAGAACTGAAATCAAGTCAAATCATGATCGACCTCAAGCCTTGGATGGGCAATGTAAATTTGCAGGTGTTTTTAGAAATGATTAAAACTGCTCTTCAAAAACACTCTCTTCTATCCTTCCAATATTCCGACCGCAAAGGCCGAACGAGTATCCGCAGGATTGAACCATACAAGCTCGCTTTAAAGGAAAATCATTGGTATGTTCAAGGTTTTTGCCTTCATAAGCAGGACTTTCGTTTATTCAAATTATCCCGCATATCCCAGCTGGAAGTTCTGGATGAGACCTTTATACGTAGGGAATTACCTGAGTCGATCTCCGAATTTACCAGTATCATGTCTCAAAAGCAAAGACCCATCCAGTTGCTGATTCACGAATCCCTTAGAGATCGGATGCTGGATTATTGCAGCAGCGAACATATCACGCCCCATGGAGATAATCACTTCATGGTTCATTTTCCATTTATCGCTGATGATTTCGGCTACAATCTTCTACTCAGTTTCGGTGACCAATGCGAATGCCTGGAGCCGCCGGACGTAAGAGAAGAAATGATCCGTAGAATTGAAAGAATGTCCCAACGATATAAGCGGAGGCAAGAGCAATCCCGATAA
- a CDS encoding helix-turn-helix transcriptional regulator, translating into MSYLSFTDEDHLIIKSYEALVYGIADYLGSECEVVLHSLHDYNQSAVVIANGHHSGRKVGAPITDLALRMLKELENSGAKQSKSYFTRGKNGQLMKSSTIAIRGKDNKIIALLCINMNLDGSLSNFLNTFSPNQLLSPENNVKENFANSVEDLLKNTIETTIHEVDASQEIPHHNRNKEIIRLLLERGVFQMRDSVAIVSNALKISKHTVYLHLRNYNNNQGED; encoded by the coding sequence ATGTCATACTTATCTTTTACAGACGAGGATCACCTGATTATAAAGTCTTATGAAGCTCTGGTTTATGGCATTGCGGACTACTTAGGATCGGAATGCGAAGTCGTTCTACATAGCTTGCACGATTATAATCAGTCCGCAGTCGTAATCGCCAACGGTCACCACTCCGGAAGAAAGGTAGGCGCTCCTATTACCGACTTGGCCTTGCGTATGCTTAAGGAGCTTGAGAATTCAGGCGCTAAACAATCCAAAAGCTACTTCACCCGCGGCAAGAACGGCCAGCTAATGAAGTCCAGCACCATCGCTATTCGGGGTAAGGATAATAAAATTATCGCCTTGTTGTGCATCAACATGAATCTTGACGGTTCCCTATCAAACTTTCTTAACACCTTTTCGCCGAATCAACTCTTATCCCCTGAAAACAATGTGAAAGAGAATTTCGCTAACTCAGTGGAGGATTTGCTGAAGAACACCATAGAAACGACGATTCACGAGGTCGACGCTTCCCAAGAGATCCCCCATCATAATCGGAATAAAGAAATTATCAGGCTGCTCTTAGAACGCGGCGTCTTTCAAATGCGCGATTCCGTGGCTATCGTTTCCAATGCGCTTAAGATCTCAAAGCACACGGTTTACTTGCATTTAAGAAATTATAACAACAATCAAGGGGAAGACTAA
- a CDS encoding amino acid permease — MNGNTAKKIEFQAEDTAVENEKYPEPKKWHKQDTTWALSLFGTAIGAGVLFLPINAGSGGLLSLLLITILAFPVMYFSHRALAKMINASNSGNDGITGTIREYFGNKASIIFNIVYFCSIYTIVLMYSVALTNTASSFIVHQLHMAEPPRAILSLVLVLGLIAILNFGQDITVKIMSMLVYPFIVSLLFIAISLIPQWNTSMLSFSNVSTASTGSGYFGTILMILPIIVFSFNHSPIISSFVTKQRATYGTLASDAKCAQIQKVCYIMTFAVVMFFVWSSVMSLTPNDLIMAKQQNLSILSYLANRLNSPLITIAAPIIAFMAITKSFLGHYIGAYEVMRDVIIKFNKTRGKNVEEKTVKTMILAFVVLSCWYVAYANPSILGIIDSLSGPLVAAILCLLPMYAIRKVPVLAKYRGKISNVFVIVIGLLTVLASIMSLF; from the coding sequence ATGAATGGGAATACTGCAAAAAAAATAGAATTTCAAGCTGAAGATACTGCAGTAGAAAATGAGAAATATCCAGAACCCAAAAAGTGGCATAAACAGGATACTACCTGGGCATTGAGCCTTTTTGGAACAGCAATTGGAGCAGGAGTACTCTTTTTACCTATTAATGCAGGTTCAGGTGGTTTATTATCATTACTGTTAATTACCATACTTGCATTTCCTGTAATGTATTTTTCACATAGGGCGCTTGCTAAAATGATAAACGCCTCCAATTCTGGAAATGATGGGATTACAGGTACAATAAGAGAGTATTTCGGAAATAAGGCAAGTATAATTTTTAACATAGTATATTTCTGCTCAATTTATACTATTGTGCTGATGTATTCGGTTGCACTTACAAATACGGCAAGTAGTTTTATCGTGCATCAATTACACATGGCGGAGCCTCCAAGGGCTATTTTATCGCTTGTATTAGTACTCGGTCTTATAGCTATACTAAATTTTGGTCAAGATATTACTGTAAAAATAATGAGCATGCTAGTATATCCTTTTATCGTTTCTCTACTTTTTATCGCAATATCTTTGATTCCACAGTGGAATACGTCAATGCTTAGTTTTTCAAATGTTTCTACTGCTTCAACAGGATCGGGATATTTTGGAACGATATTGATGATACTACCAATCATCGTATTCTCGTTTAATCATTCTCCTATTATTTCGTCATTTGTTACGAAACAGAGAGCTACCTATGGAACATTAGCTTCTGATGCCAAATGTGCTCAAATACAAAAAGTTTGTTATATCATGACATTCGCTGTTGTTATGTTCTTTGTTTGGAGCAGTGTCATGAGTTTGACTCCAAATGATCTTATAATGGCAAAACAACAGAACTTGTCAATTCTATCATATCTTGCTAATCGACTTAATTCGCCTCTAATCACTATTGCAGCTCCTATCATTGCTTTTATGGCCATAACAAAGTCCTTCCTTGGCCATTATATAGGAGCATATGAGGTAATGCGTGACGTGATTATCAAGTTCAATAAAACACGCGGAAAAAATGTAGAAGAAAAAACAGTTAAGACAATGATCCTTGCTTTTGTCGTATTATCATGCTGGTATGTTGCTTATGCAAATCCAAGCATTCTTGGAATCATTGATTCCCTTAGCGGTCCGTTAGTTGCTGCTATCTTATGTCTATTACCAATGTATGCGATCCGTAAAGTACCAGTACTAGCTAAATACAGAGGGAAAATAAGCAATGTATTTGTCATTGTTATAGGTTTACTTACTGTCCTAGCAAGTATTATGTCATTATTCTAA
- a CDS encoding serine dehydratase beta chain has protein sequence MNMNVISIEEKKVVKYKSCFDVIGPIMIGPSSSHTAGALAIGTVASKLFQGLPKKIVVRYYESFAETHKGHGTDFAIIAGILGFAADDSKVPDAIKIAESKGIDITFIEKAGDSPAGYPNTADIYLENESRSIRTMGISVGGGLIEVKHVEIDGFSLDLQGPLPVIIAISERADFEFVLRRIFKQYDVEINNYHILEENGKYLYAFALDSLLPDDVQKELGSLSSIANIIIL, from the coding sequence ATGAACATGAATGTAATATCTATTGAAGAAAAAAAGGTTGTTAAATACAAAAGTTGTTTTGATGTGATTGGTCCGATAATGATAGGTCCTTCAAGTTCACATACTGCAGGTGCTTTAGCTATTGGAACAGTTGCCAGCAAATTATTTCAGGGTCTTCCAAAAAAAATCGTGGTAAGGTATTATGAGTCATTTGCTGAAACCCATAAAGGACACGGAACTGACTTTGCAATTATTGCTGGGATATTAGGATTTGCTGCCGATGACAGCAAAGTGCCAGATGCTATTAAAATAGCAGAATCTAAAGGAATTGACATTACCTTTATTGAAAAAGCAGGTGATAGTCCTGCTGGTTATCCAAATACGGCAGATATATATTTAGAGAATGAAAGTCGAAGTATTAGAACGATGGGTATTTCGGTCGGCGGAGGATTAATTGAAGTCAAACATGTTGAAATTGACGGATTTAGCTTAGATCTGCAGGGGCCATTGCCAGTTATTATTGCGATTTCCGAAAGAGCTGACTTTGAATTTGTTTTACGCAGGATCTTTAAACAATATGATGTGGAAATTAACAACTATCATATTTTAGAAGAAAACGGAAAATATTTATATGCATTCGCTTTGGATTCGCTATTGCCTGATGATGTTCAGAAGGAATTAGGAAGTTTAAGCAGCATAGCTAATATCATTATTCTTTAG